One window from the genome of Euwallacea similis isolate ESF13 chromosome 36, ESF131.1, whole genome shotgun sequence encodes:
- the RanBP3 gene encoding ran-binding protein 3 produces the protein MLKQREISKMAEATSDEALPSNRDVKMKVDQAEEHLPSNHDNSTNKTVNNDEFTICSPSTPFSTMSTNPLACRDHNNVGKSILKPSLLSFNSTSSSNVSVLSLSTLNPFNKPTDDNYLANNHDKKQSNGDVLKFVPLLKSEPKLLKTTEATCNSNDVSTTSSKTPFVFGQNLQDRVLSDAKSSEPLPSTSSLNSNGSTSDMLFSSAIKNDSKLEPSKEKETKSLTESAREYEESRANKRKYDEVQVRTGEEEETNILSISCKLFSFDKASSWQERGRGTLRLNDFEVEGNQMGSRLVFRTSGSLRVILNTKVWAEMTIDKTNEKSITLTALDSSGEVKVFLIKSSIEDSKQLYSHLQSRLEKEIGLQKRKKHAAENSGEK, from the exons ATGCTTAAACAACGcgaaatatcgaaaatggcGGAAGCAACATCGG atgAGGCACTACCTTCCAACAGGGATGTCAAAATGAAAGTGGACCAGGCAGAGGAACACCTCCCGTCGAATCATG ataattcaacaaataaaaccGTGAATAACGATGAATTTACAATATGCAGCCCTTCCACTCCTTTCAGCACAATGAGTACAAACCCCCTTGCATGCCGAGACCATAACAATGTTGGCAAGAGCATTTTGAAGCCTTCCCTtttaagtttcaattcaaCCTCATCATCCAATGTGTCCGTTCTAAGCCTCAGCACTCTCAATCCATTTAATAAGCCCACTGATGATAATTATTTAGCAAATAATCATGATAAGAAACAGTCAAATGGTGATGTTCTGAAATTTGTACCATTGTTGAAAAGTGAACCCAAATTGTTGAAGACCACAGAGGCAACATGCAACTCAAATGATGTATCAACTACCTCGTCAAAAACTCCTTTTGTGTTTGGTCAAAATCTACAGGATAGA GTGTTATCAGACGCAAAATCATCTGAGCCACTGCCATCGACAAGTTCCCTCAATTCCAATGGGAGTACCAGTGATATGTTGTTTAGTTCTGCGATCAAAAATGACTCAAAACTTGAGCCCTCTAAAGAGAAGGAGACTAAATCCTTAACAGAATCTGCGAGGGAGTATGAAGAGTCTAGAGCCAATAAAAGGAAGTATGATGAAGTACAAGTAAGGACTGGAGAAGAAGAGGAAACCAACATTTTAAGTATCTCATGTAAACTATTCTCATTTGATAAAGCTTCAAGTTGGCAAGAGAGAGGAAGAGGAACTTTAAgattaaatgattttgaagTAGAAGGTAATCAAATGGGTAGTAGGCTGGTATTCAGAACCTCGGGGAGTCTtagagtaattttaaatacaaag GTTTGGGCAGAGATGACCATAGATAAGACGAATGAAAAAAGTATTACATTAACAGCTTTAGATTCCAGTGGTGAAGTAAAAGTCTTTCTTATTAAG TCTAGTATAGAAGATTCAAAGCAGCTGTACTCCCATTTGCAATCGCGGCTAGAAAAAGAAATTGGTCTTCAGAAGAGGAAAAAACACGCAGCTGAAAATTCAGGGGAAAAGTGA